CCACCATGGCTCATCCTTCTTGTCCGCATGGCCTTTGGTGCGCACCTCCTTCCACCAAGCCTGGAGCTCCACGTCGTCGACGATGTCCGCCGCGCATGCGTAGTAGTGCGCCACGTAGTCGGATGCCCACTGCTTGATGGCATCCCAGACCAGCAGGCCATCATTGGCGTATGGGTAATCCTCTATGGCCAGCTCCAGCTTGCCATCCTCTCCTCTGACCGCCATGCCCCTCCGGATGAGGTCCTCTGGCAGCGCCTCCTTATCGAACTGCCACTGCTCGGCGTAGGCCGCCGAGCTGATCTCCATGGAGTACTTCCCCGGTGAGAAGGTGCTCTCGATGATCCCATCGGCGTTGATGAGCAACTTGCGTGCCTGGGCATTGATCTCCATGGTGAACCGGAAGGACGGGGCGAGCAGCCGGTAGATGGGGTGCATCTGGCTTAGCTGCCTGTTCGCGGCGATGATGTACGGCTCGACACAACAGTGTGTCCTGAGCCAATGGCTGACAAGCTGATGGTAGCCAGTGTCGAGGCACACGACATGGGCCTTGGCGAGTTGCCACTGCCAGGACCCGGTGATGCTGGCTTTGTGTCCTGATGCCGGCGTGAAGACCTCACGCCACTGTGGCTTGCTTGCCGACTTGGGCCTCGTCAGCTCGATGGCGATGGGCCGGAGCGTGCCATCGCCGGCTAGGAAGAAGAGCGCACGTGACCCGTACAAGGTCGTGCCCTCGAGCTGGCGCACcttgttgacaaatggaaggtACAAGTCGTGGTAGTCCAGCATGAACAGCTTCTTCTTAGCCACGGCCTGCATGCATCAATTGTTACTATGATCTGCTCTTCAACCATATCTTTGGTGATATATTGTTAATTCGATCTCACCTCCTCAGCTGTCATGACACCGTTGATCTGCTCTTCAATCACCTCTTTAGTTATCAAGGAGTCCGCCGGGCCGTAGATTTTCTCGTCCAGCTTGCTCACCAGAGGCAACTCCTGCATACATAGTTTTACTCATGCATGCCACCATACGCATCTATCtatatgggacggagggagtagatgataTCCAATTGGTTCATATAATATATTATTCGATGAGATTTGCTTGTATATGCATGGCACATAAATATGCAGAATTATAGTATGCATGCTAACTCAAACTGAAAAAGACATATAATGAGTTGGATTATTAAAATAATTATTCGATACAGTGACATAATTGAATGGAAAGGCTTTTATCATGAGGAGCTTTTTCAGGCATTTTTGTAAGTTGAGATGGCATGTTTGTTTGGGTGTTGACAGAAGTACATAGGTGGAGATCATCCACTTAGAGAATACGGTGATGATCCATCAGATATATAATTCGATGGTGCAGTGAAGGCTAGAAACAAGGTACCTACCCTGACTAGTTGGATGCTCAGTGGGTTCACCCCGGCAAGGGTTTCACGCGCAAACTCCTCGTCTCTGAACCAAGCATACTTGTCCCCTGCATTTTTAGGTCGTGTGAGTATATTCACATTTTTTTAGACTGCGTGAGCACAAATTAATAAGAGTGGCAGATTCGGGGTCCAAAAATTAACAGTGGCAGCTAAAACTAGTAGCAGCACTCTATCTGTACGTACTGTCGTGAATCTCAGGCGTTTCAAACTCGAAGACTCTGCGTATCCCCTCAAGAAACTCTGCCCCTTCCTTCTCAAAGAGAAGAAGCGCCTCCTTCTCGAGAAATTCGGCGATAAATTTGAACTTTCCACCGTCTGGCTGCAGTGGCTGGTTCCTGAACTCGTCGTCGTACATCGCGTTAATGGCCTCCAAGGTGGGGAAACTCTGGCTACTGTGCTTCGACCGCTTCATAATCCTGCATATCCCGTGGAGCAGCGACATGAACAACTTTGTGTTGAACGCTAACTCCTTGCGCTCCGTGAAATTTTCGTCCTCGGGAACATAAATGGATACCCCCTTGGGTGGTATTGTCTCCGACAACGGATCTGCACAATAGATTCCTTCATTCATCTActgatagtatatagtaaagcgGTTGCGGCTTCGAGGGGCAGTAATACTAATAATACTGTACATTTCCGGCAGTGCGGACGTCCTGTGCGGCAGCGTCGTGGGTAGGGGTGCTCCTTGCCGCCGAGTACAGGCCGATTGGTGCTTTTGTCTTTGCAGGGGTCCCCAAGGTCGTTGTACACATCGTAGTCGTAGATGCGGTCGTATGCCTTGCGTTCGCCGTAGCCGGTGCCACGAAGGGCCACCAGCTCGCTCTCGCGCAGCCTCTCCACGCCCTTGGGAGTCTGCGACGGGAGGTACGAGTTCTGCACCGCGGCACCCGCATGTAAATGGTAAGGTAAGCTAAGCGCTCGCCGCACGTATTTGCTTCCTACCTAGTAGTGTGTATTTGTGAAGTAAATCCGGTCATGGCGAAGTGTAATGAACACCAACCGACCTCGAGAGGGAAGAAACTACGCTTTTCAGGGCTGTACTGTGAGGGGTTGATCCAGGAGTTGCAGTGGAATAATGCAACGGCGGACGACCCAGAGTTCTCCCCGGCTGGGAAGACCTTAATGTCCCCTAACAACATCTCCGTGTAGTGGTAGTTCTTCACTTGCACGGCGCCGATGGGGCCGAACGATGCCGGCACCATGAAGCTAGCATCGTACATGTGCCAGTCCTCCTCCAGGCTCCGTGAGTGCTGGACTTTGCCGGAGACTACATCCCACTCCTGTCCTGTTTCTGCACAGATATAGCCCTGACTTGTTTAAATTTCACCAAGTCTACGGAAAAATACACCAATACCTACAAACGCGttcacagagagagagagagagagagagagagagagagagagagagagagagagagagagagagagagagagagatcacgTAATAGAAGGGAGAGGGGAGGTTTCTCACTTGGATCCAATTCGGAGCTAACGAGCTCGAGGTACAACCAATTTTGTGTAAAGAGATTGTGGAAAACATCAAGCGCCTGATCAAGCATATCCTCTTTTAACCAGAAATTTTTCATGTTTACCGTCACAGTGGCCCTCAGCTCGACGGCCTGGTTAAGGTCAAAGTGGAGGTCAGGGCGGGCAACCGTGCTGGTGGCCGGCCCATTGGCTTCGGATAaattggtggtggtggtggtggtggagctggTGCTGCTGCTGCCTATTTTTGAGGTGCGGCGAGGGCTGCCCGGTTGCCGGCGAGCCTTTGGAACCAGCGCCGCCCGCCGAGCAAACGGAGCACCATGTGCACCTACGAGAGGCCTTGTTGCCGTTTGCATGATAACCATGCGTACTTTCTGGTGTGCAAGAGATTGTGGAAGGCATGTTGTATTTATAGAGATGGAAGACGTGTGATGTTTGTATGTAGCAGGGGAGCACATATATAGATTTCCTTAAATAAATAGATAAAAAAATTCTGGGCCCCCCCGGACGTGGAGAACATTTCTATGGACGGTAGTAGTAGTATCTTGCATTATTGTGTGCGAATGCACTCATGCAGCATATATATGTAGTCCATGCAAAATGTCGTGTGGTGTGTGTCTCGGATCGATAAGGTCCGTGTGGCCTAGATACGTGAGTGCATGTACGTCCAGTATTGTTCTTTTGGCTGGGTTCCAGCGTCGATGCAGACCTAACAGCTGGAGGCGTGCATTTGGCATGCAGCCCTTGGCATCCCCACAACGACAAGGGAATGCATGTATGGTTCCAAACATTTTGAAGTGCTTGAGCATATCTAGCAGTTCTTTGATAACAATTCCCTATTATGGCCCTCGCAGTATATTTATTGAGATTTGTAGGTATGATGTTGTCCCAGATCCCCAATAAACGCATAACCAATACCAAATTTAACATATGGGTCTCACTTTTCAATGAGATATCTTTCCCCGCCGCTACCATGCGGTCTATCCCCGTTGGCGGGGTGTGAGAGGCCGATGGCCTGGAGGTGAAGTCGGCGCACGAGTCGCGCGGCAACAAGGTGAGCTTGACGCCGATGAATGGAGCTAGTTGGTCTGTATCAATGAGAGAAAGATACACATACGGTTTCAACACAAGTTGAGTTATTTGAAACAAGTTGAATTATATGATCACAGTTATCATAGAAGATAGCGGAAAGCGAGAGCTTTCCTGGAGGCTACCAAACGTATTGGATTATTTTTTCCAAATTGAACTGGACATTTCATTTTGGCAATGAACCAAAATGTGAAAGAATAATACTTGACcattcaaattcaaaaaaaaaatctactccctccgttcctaaacaTAAGCCTTTTGGAgattttagaatgtagattcactcacTTTGCTCTGTACGTAGTCCATATAGAAACctttaaaaagacttatatttagaaacggaggaagTGCAAGATAATCTACATTTTGGTGCTCTATGCATTTCCTATTTGATGACTCATAGCGAGCTTTGCGAACAGCGTGTAGCTCAGATGATTATGTTGCTTGTGGTCGAACCAGCGCAGCAGGGTTAAATTAAGTCCAAGACTTGAGATTGGTACTGgcatttttctggatttttttTAACTTTCTGGCCATGTTCACTTAGTGGGACGGGACATTCGAGTCAACTATGAATATGCATGTGATAGCTTCATCAGTCTCAATATATTATGCCGGCTCAGTATTTTAAAGGTTCTTAAAGATAGTGTGTGCATGCGTCCGTTCCTAGGGGTGAGTGTATGTATAAGTATGTGGACAGCTACCTTTATACAGTGTTAAATAGAAGACACATGGGGATCTTTTTTAGTAGCATGTCAATTGTTTGGTTACGTGTATCTTTTGACCGATCAATCTCTACTCCAGCACACAGAAGATTCCTTCGTTTGGTTTACTTGTCTTCGGTTCTCCGTTAGCCTGTGTTGTATAATGTATAGCACATTAGATATTTGATTTGATGAAAGACAAGATTTTTTTTTTGAGGTCAGCAAGCGGTGGCCATTTGTGGTCTgtacattttttttcaaaaaaaatttagATATAAAAGATCATGAAGTACAAAGCACCTCAAGCATAATAATAATTACATCCAAATTTCTAGACCACAAAACGGTAACTATCACCGCATGAACGAGCCATTGTCGCCGCTTCCCTACCGGAGCTGGTTTGGCCTTGTCAATGACAACCAGGAAGTCTTCGTACACACGTTCCTAAGAACTAGCGCCCTGGGGATGCAGTCGTCGTCATTGAACCCTTGAGTATATCCGAAGCAAATGACCCAAAATCTCACCGCCGTGAACACATGATGAGAAGACCTAACCTCGCCGCCCCAAGGAGACAAAAAGAATCTATGCTAGAGCTCCGTCGACTACGTCTAGATGGACGAACTCGAGGTGAACGGAGTCTGGATGGAAAACTCGAAGAAGTTCTGCTCTCCGCCCAAGCGCCACACTTGTGAGGACTAAAAAACCGTAACATATACTACTAGCCCGAGCGAACGCATCAACATTCCCCTCCCTACCACCAGCCGCTAATACAGTAGGCAGAGGGGAGGCGAATCCACGGACGCACCATTGATGCTTTGAGGGGAATGTTTTCCCTAACCGCCAAATGGTAGGGGAGAAAACCAGCGACTGGGACTCGATCGGGTGTTAACACGTCTATATGAGTTACAGATCAAAAGGATTGGTCCCTCAT
The sequence above is a segment of the Aegilops tauschii subsp. strangulata cultivar AL8/78 chromosome 6, Aet v6.0, whole genome shotgun sequence genome. Coding sequences within it:
- the LOC109734703 gene encoding lipoxygenase 2.2, chloroplastic, with protein sequence MVIMQTATRPLVGAHGAPFARRAALVPKARRQPGSPRRTSKIGSSSTSSTTTTTTNLSEANGPATSTVARPDLHFDLNQAVELRATVTVNMKNFWLKEDMLDQALDVFHNLFTQNWLYLELVSSELDPKTGQEWDVVSGKVQHSRSLEEDWHMYDASFMVPASFGPIGAVQVKNYHYTEMLLGDIKVFPAGENSGSSAVALFHCNSWINPSQYSPEKRSFFPLENSYLPSQTPKGVERLRESELVALRGTGYGERKAYDRIYDYDVYNDLGDPCKDKSTNRPVLGGKEHPYPRRCRTGRPHCRKYPLSETIPPKGVSIYVPEDENFTERKELAFNTKLFMSLLHGICRIMKRSKHSSQSFPTLEAINAMYDDEFRNQPLQPDGGKFKFIAEFLEKEALLLFEKEGAEFLEGIRRVFEFETPEIHDRDKYAWFRDEEFARETLAGVNPLSIQLVRELPLVSKLDEKIYGPADSLITKEVIEEQINGVMTAEEAVAKKKLFMLDYHDLYLPFVNKVRQLEGTTLYGSRALFFLAGDGTLRPIAIELTRPKSASKPQWREVFTPASGHKASITGSWQWQLAKAHVVCLDTGYHQLVSHWLRTHCCVEPYIIAANRQLSQMHPIYRLLAPSFRFTMEINAQARKLLINADGIIESTFSPGKYSMEISSAAYAEQWQFDKEALPEDLIRRGMAVRGEDGKLELAIEDYPYANDGLLVWDAIKQWASDYVAHYYACAADIVDDVELQAWWKEVRTKGHADKKDEPWWPHLDCHESLVQTLSTIMWVASAHHAAVNFSQYPYGGYVPNRPSIARINMPSEIGPDGMRAYMEAPDKVLLDTFPSQYQSALVMAILDVLSSHSSGEEYLGTYQEPAWQQNGKINNAFEDFRERMLRIAVQVNKWNRDPERKNRCGPGMVPYVQLRPSDGDPMAAKTVMGMGVPTSISI